The segment CCTTCTTTTAATTAATACTTCTTTCACTTTATCTCCAATTAGTTTTTTAATTGGTTTTGATTTTTGGTCAATTTGATAAAAAATATCCCCTCTGTACGGCTCAAACCGAATTTCTTTATCATTAAATAATTGCCTTAATCGCTCAATTAGTAATGTCTCATCCGTATCGCCCTCAACTAGTAAAATAACGACTTTCTTTTGGGCATTAGTCAATGATCCTCCCTGCTTTCCTAAATGATTTCTTAATGTCATACATATTTGTTTCATTGTAAATCTGCTCATCCTGTCCGCCTAACTGAACAGCTCGTAAATAAATATCCCGCGCATTGCTTAATTTCTTTACGCCTTTTAATTGTAAATAACGTTCTTCTTCATTTAGTGTCGTAAACCATAAGTTATGAATTGGAAGAACTTCTAAAATACGTAAATTATGTGATGTGAAAAATAATTGCCCTTTACCATTTTCACTAATGACTTCTAACATCTCACCTAATAAATATTCAAAAATGCCCGCATCTAATTCATCAATGACCACACATGCATTCGGATTGTTATACACCGCAATTAGCGTACTTAATATAGAAATAATCTTCAGTACACCTTGTGATTCACAACGCAGCGGCAGCTCAATTTCATCTTTCACCGATAAAAATTCAAAGCGAATGCCGTCTTTCCCGTTGCTCATTTTCTCAAGATTAATTTTACGAACTTTCACGTGAAGTCCTGGGATAATCGTTCTTAATACGACATTTGTTTGATCAATTACCTTTTGGATCGTTGCAAACATTTCCTCAGACAACAGCATTGTATCTCGCAATTCATAAGGAATGTTCCCTCTTAAATTTTCAAGATGAATACTGAAGGGCATAATAAGATTAGCGACTAATAAGCCATATTGAATTGTATCAATGACATGAAAATCCTTATTAAAATCTTGGCGTAAATTGATAATTATTTCTCGTTCTTCTTCACTCAAAAATGCTTCATATACGTCTTTCAGCTCTTTCCGAAAAACAAATGACGTGGCATTTTCCTCTGCCATCCGGTCCGCTACCATCATGTTTACACGATTCATTTCTGAAAATGCTTCCATCTTTTTATTTCGAAATGAAATATTTCGTTCGTTTTTCGAGATGATTTCCTTATATCTTTTGCCACTCGTATTTTCTTTATAATATAAATTTTCACCTAAAACGCTTAGATTATCCGTACCTTCTTGCAATATG is part of the Solibacillus sp. FSL K6-1523 genome and harbors:
- a CDS encoding AAA family ATPase — translated: MGKIIRVKSARIHHLKNVKKGEFKTNSDFSKYEADVIGFYGQNGSGKTAVVEAFSLLKSLLNSYTLPMNKEKLIYFKEKQVELQFEFLITNELGEYFVKYHVILQEGTDNLSVLGENLYYKENTSGKRYKEIISKNERNISFRNKKMEAFSEMNRVNMMVADRMAEENATSFVFRKELKDVYEAFLSEEEREIIINLRQDFNKDFHVIDTIQYGLLVANLIMPFSIHLENLRGNIPYELRDTMLLSEEMFATIQKVIDQTNVVLRTIIPGLHVKVRKINLEKMSNGKDGIRFEFLSVKDEIELPLRCESQGVLKIISILSTLIAVYNNPNACVVIDELDAGIFEYLLGEMLEVISENGKGQLFFTSHNLRILEVLPIHNLWFTTLNEEERYLQLKGVKKLSNARDIYLRAVQLGGQDEQIYNETNMYDIKKSFRKAGRIID